In one bacterium genomic region, the following are encoded:
- a CDS encoding solute carrier family 23 protein → MAAEVRRGDLIYSVDDIPRPFGRAFFLGAQHVLTMFGATVSVPLLLGPAMGMNAHQIATLIGAVMLASGLVTLLQVHWGTRLPIVQGVSFSFLGPFFAIIGAHKGAGPATVMQYIAGAIMSGAVVEAAVGQFGWVGKLRRYISPVVIGPVIMLIGLALFKVGAPMAGLFWPISALVIICIFWFSQFLSRTSLVFRLFPILLAAAIGWGVSLLFSSIGTFDPKHPAYVNLAGVAASPWFRPPWGEGVGWIFPWGWPKFSLAFFLAILASYLASMIESFGDYHSVSYMSRLPDPSEQTISRGIRAEGVGCFFTGIFGGFSSTSYSENIGLIGITRVASRYVVTIGAFILIFFGIFAKFGALVATLPRPVVGAMYCALFGLIAAIGVQQVARADLRSDRNLLIIGFSLFMGLSLPAYFGGVPEMGFEARRVAIAWAPWLADMINIIGSTGMAVAAIFGLILDNLLPGTPEERGIKS, encoded by the coding sequence ATGGCAGCGGAAGTGCGAAGAGGGGATCTCATCTACAGCGTTGACGACATCCCCCGCCCGTTTGGCAGAGCCTTCTTCCTGGGCGCCCAACATGTTCTGACTATGTTTGGGGCAACTGTGTCCGTCCCGCTACTCTTGGGACCGGCAATGGGGATGAACGCGCACCAGATCGCGACGCTGATCGGCGCCGTCATGCTGGCCTCCGGTCTCGTGACCCTGCTGCAGGTACACTGGGGGACCCGGCTCCCGATCGTGCAGGGCGTTTCGTTCTCGTTCCTCGGACCGTTCTTCGCGATCATAGGCGCGCACAAGGGTGCCGGTCCTGCTACCGTCATGCAGTACATCGCCGGCGCCATCATGAGCGGCGCGGTAGTCGAGGCGGCGGTCGGCCAGTTCGGCTGGGTCGGTAAGCTGCGCCGGTACATCAGCCCGGTGGTGATCGGGCCGGTGATCATGCTGATCGGACTGGCGCTGTTCAAGGTTGGCGCGCCGATGGCCGGTCTGTTCTGGCCCATCTCCGCGCTGGTGATCATCTGTATCTTCTGGTTCTCGCAGTTCCTGTCCCGTACCAGTCTCGTGTTCCGGCTGTTTCCCATTCTGCTGGCAGCGGCCATTGGTTGGGGTGTCTCCCTCCTCTTCAGCTCAATCGGGACGTTCGATCCCAAGCACCCGGCCTATGTCAACCTGGCAGGGGTAGCGGCGTCGCCGTGGTTCCGGCCGCCGTGGGGCGAGGGGGTCGGCTGGATCTTCCCGTGGGGATGGCCCAAGTTCAGCCTGGCATTCTTCCTGGCCATCCTGGCCAGCTATCTGGCCTCGATGATTGAGTCGTTCGGCGACTACCACTCGGTATCGTACATGAGCCGGCTCCCAGACCCGAGCGAGCAGACGATCAGTCGTGGCATCCGCGCCGAGGGTGTGGGCTGCTTCTTCACGGGGATCTTCGGTGGCTTCTCCAGCACCAGCTACTCCGAGAACATCGGCCTGATCGGTATCACGCGTGTGGCCAGCCGATACGTGGTGACCATCGGGGCGTTCATCCTCATCTTCTTTGGGATCTTCGCCAAGTTCGGGGCGCTGGTCGCGACGCTGCCCCGGCCGGTCGTGGGCGCGATGTACTGCGCGCTGTTCGGTCTTATCGCCGCGATCGGCGTGCAGCAGGTGGCCCGGGCAGATCTGCGCAGCGACCGGAATCTGCTGATCATCGGGTTCTCTCTCTTCATGGGCCTGAGCCTGCCGGCCTACTTCGGCGGCGTGCCGGAGATGGGCTTCGAGGCCAGGAGGGTGGCCATCGCCTGGGCACCGTGGCTGGCCGATATGATCAACATCATCGGGTCCACCGGCATGGCGGTGGCCGCGATATTCGGGCTTATCCTGGACAACCTGCTGCCTGGGACGCCCGAGGAGCGGGGCATAAAGAGCTAG
- a CDS encoding acetyl-CoA carboxylase carboxyltransferase subunit alpha, protein MAETERCPECQTETALGTLRSALWLCPSCGWHLSMPARDRIEALADPRTFKELTRGLVSVDPLKFTDQRAYRARLLDARKQTGLREAVVTGVARIDGLPVVLAVFDFAFLGGTMGSVVGEKIADAFEVATRRRWPVVSVTSSGGARMQEGMLSLMQMAKTAAARGHHHAAGLAHISVLAHPTFGGVAASFASLGDVLVAEPGAQIGFIGPRVIEATIGETLPPGSHRAERLFAGGMVDMLVDRRALREVVSGLVHHMRRPPPARRAAGRLPARATTRAADRPAWEIVQVARRPDRPTALFYIRRLFSRFVELHGDRQFGDDPAIVGGLGELDGQTVVVIGQERGATPEEASARRRGMAYPEGYREALRLMNLAAKFRLPLVTLIDTPGAYPGYEAEQRGIAQALAHDLQAMALLPTPIVAVVIGEGGSGGALALAVGDRVMMLEHAYFSVISPEGASAILYRDVTRAEDLAAALKLTAPDLLKLGVIDEIVPEPPGGAHADPDAAAESVRRHLRVALGALRHQSTDRLLRRRYHKYRQIGRVGAYWREVVVGEVQDALEMLERRLPRRRGAGRQDRASPEAES, encoded by the coding sequence ATGGCTGAAACCGAACGCTGTCCGGAATGTCAGACCGAGACCGCCCTCGGCACGCTGCGGTCTGCCCTGTGGCTGTGCCCCTCGTGCGGGTGGCACCTCTCCATGCCGGCCCGCGACCGGATCGAGGCCCTGGCCGACCCGCGGACGTTCAAGGAACTTACCCGCGGCCTGGTGTCGGTGGACCCGCTCAAGTTCACGGATCAGCGCGCCTACCGGGCGCGGCTGCTCGATGCCCGCAAGCAGACCGGACTGCGCGAGGCGGTGGTGACCGGGGTTGCCCGGATAGACGGGCTGCCGGTGGTCCTGGCTGTTTTCGATTTCGCGTTTCTCGGAGGGACGATGGGCTCGGTGGTTGGCGAGAAGATCGCCGACGCGTTCGAGGTCGCCACCCGGCGCCGCTGGCCGGTGGTGTCTGTCACGTCCAGCGGCGGCGCCCGGATGCAGGAAGGGATGCTTTCCCTGATGCAGATGGCCAAAACCGCGGCGGCGCGCGGGCACCATCACGCCGCCGGACTGGCTCACATCTCGGTGCTCGCCCACCCCACGTTTGGGGGCGTGGCCGCGAGCTTCGCCTCTCTGGGCGACGTGCTGGTCGCGGAGCCCGGGGCGCAGATCGGGTTCATAGGGCCGCGCGTCATCGAGGCAACGATCGGCGAGACCCTGCCTCCGGGATCGCACCGCGCCGAGCGGCTCTTCGCCGGAGGCATGGTGGATATGCTGGTTGACCGGCGCGCACTGCGCGAGGTGGTCTCAGGCCTGGTGCACCACATGCGGAGGCCTCCTCCCGCGCGCCGGGCCGCGGGCCGCCTGCCTGCCCGCGCCACAACCCGGGCAGCAGATCGGCCGGCCTGGGAGATCGTCCAGGTCGCCCGACGGCCGGATCGCCCGACCGCGTTGTTCTACATACGGCGCCTGTTCTCCCGATTCGTCGAGCTGCATGGAGACCGCCAGTTCGGCGACGACCCGGCGATTGTCGGCGGGCTGGGCGAGCTCGACGGCCAGACCGTGGTCGTGATCGGTCAGGAGCGCGGCGCCACCCCGGAAGAGGCGTCCGCGCGCCGCCGGGGTATGGCCTACCCCGAAGGCTACCGCGAGGCGCTACGCCTCATGAACCTGGCCGCCAAGTTCCGCCTGCCGCTGGTGACCCTGATTGACACCCCGGGCGCTTACCCGGGGTACGAGGCCGAGCAACGGGGGATCGCCCAGGCACTGGCCCACGACCTGCAGGCGATGGCGCTTCTGCCCACGCCGATCGTGGCGGTGGTCATCGGTGAAGGCGGCAGCGGCGGCGCGCTGGCGCTGGCGGTGGGCGACCGGGTGATGATGCTGGAGCACGCGTACTTCTCGGTCATCTCGCCCGAGGGTGCATCCGCCATCCTCTACAGGGACGTTACGCGTGCCGAGGATCTCGCGGCCGCGCTCAAGCTGACGGCGCCCGACCTGCTGAAGCTGGGAGTGATTGACGAGATCGTGCCGGAGCCGCCCGGCGGGGCGCACGCCGATCCTGATGCCGCTGCCGAATCCGTGCGCCGGCACCTTCGCGTGGCGCTGGGCGCCCTTCGCCACCAGTCCACGGACAGGTTGCTGCGCCGGCGCTACCACAAGTACCGGCAGATCGGGCGCGTGGGCGCCTACTGGCGAGAGGTGGTGGTAGGAGAGGTGCAGGATGCGCTGGAGATGCTGGAGCGCAGGCTGCCGCGGCGCAGGGGGGCCGGGCGTCAGGACCGGGCATCACCGGAGGCCGAGAGCTAG
- a CDS encoding CoA transferase, whose product MKTPLEGLLVVDLTRALAGPYCTLMLGDFGARVIKIEVPTGGDDTRGWGPPFIAGESAYFLGINRNKESLTLDLKTPEGQQVLGRLIARADVLVENFRPGIMERLGFAYPAVRTLNPGLVYCSISGFGQDGPYRERTAYDLILQGMGGLMGITGEEGGPPVKVGVAVTDIAAGMFAAYGILAALRVRDRTGRGQLVDVSMLDGQVAWMTYQAGHYFATGENPKRLGSAHPSIVPYQAFRTRDGYVNVAVGSEAIWGRFVVAVGAPEMADDPRFRANPDRVAHRDVLIARLEELFAARATADWVAMLEEAGVPCGPIYLLSDLFSDPQVQHRAMVVEMDHPRAGRIRQTGVPVKLSATPGRIVSPPPVLGEHTAAILAELGYDAEAVEGMRRAGAI is encoded by the coding sequence ATGAAGACTCCCCTGGAAGGCCTCCTGGTCGTTGACCTGACCCGGGCGCTGGCCGGGCCGTACTGCACCCTCATGCTGGGCGATTTCGGCGCCCGCGTGATCAAGATCGAGGTCCCCACCGGCGGAGATGATACCCGAGGGTGGGGACCTCCGTTCATCGCCGGTGAAAGCGCCTACTTCCTGGGTATCAACCGCAACAAGGAGAGCCTCACCCTGGACTTGAAGACGCCCGAGGGTCAACAGGTGCTGGGCCGGCTCATCGCGCGGGCGGACGTGCTGGTGGAGAACTTTCGCCCCGGCATCATGGAGCGCCTGGGGTTCGCCTATCCCGCCGTGCGCACGCTGAATCCCGGCTTGGTCTACTGCTCCATCTCTGGGTTCGGGCAGGACGGTCCCTACCGCGAGCGCACGGCCTACGACCTCATCCTCCAGGGCATGGGCGGCCTGATGGGCATCACCGGTGAGGAGGGTGGGCCGCCGGTGAAGGTGGGGGTCGCCGTGACCGACATCGCCGCCGGCATGTTTGCGGCCTACGGAATCCTGGCGGCGCTGCGCGTGCGCGACCGCACCGGAAGGGGCCAACTGGTGGACGTTTCCATGCTGGACGGCCAGGTGGCATGGATGACCTACCAGGCCGGCCACTACTTCGCCACCGGCGAGAACCCGAAGCGCCTGGGCAGCGCGCACCCGTCCATCGTTCCCTACCAGGCGTTTCGGACGCGGGATGGGTACGTCAACGTAGCCGTGGGCAGCGAGGCGATCTGGGGCCGGTTCGTGGTTGCGGTAGGGGCTCCGGAGATGGCCGACGATCCCCGGTTTCGCGCCAATCCGGACCGCGTGGCGCACCGGGACGTGCTGATCGCGCGCCTGGAGGAACTCTTCGCCGCTCGCGCGACAGCCGACTGGGTGGCCATGCTCGAGGAGGCCGGGGTGCCCTGCGGCCCCATCTACCTGCTCTCGGACCTCTTCAGCGACCCCCAGGTGCAACACAGGGCCATGGTGGTGGAGATGGATCACCCGCGAGCCGGTCGGATCAGGCAGACAGGCGTTCCGGTGAAACTCTCGGCGACCCCGGGGCGCATTGTTTCGCCGCCGCCGGTGCTGGGAGAGCACACCGCCGCAATCCTGGCGGAGCTGGGCTACGACGCCGAGGCGGTTGAAGGCATGCGCCGCGCCGGCGCAATCTAG
- a CDS encoding cyclase family protein, with translation MKSFDLSKARVLDLSQNFSVDSPPFAYYEGPTIKWVKKMAFEGVNAQHISSTNHIATHLDAPLHFNDPGPDVAGIPIGALVGPACIVDLAQFGIGDYEIYGPKHFEQWEKKYNTKIERGDILVIHTGYHAYYNEDWSEHTKKQHADARADLPRAFLRHPGPQAEFCDWVLDRGIRWMAVDAISTDHPFNTKVRDARRDLIPEVEAKIGMTMDQAFPWPKDYQATHTRLFPKGVFHIENVGGDIDLILNQRVWVGCFPFRFKGGEAAFCRFVGFVEA, from the coding sequence ATGAAGTCGTTTGATCTGTCAAAAGCACGGGTCCTGGATCTTTCGCAGAACTTCAGCGTGGATTCGCCGCCCTTTGCCTACTACGAAGGTCCCACCATCAAGTGGGTCAAGAAGATGGCCTTCGAGGGCGTGAACGCCCAGCACATCAGCTCGACCAACCACATCGCCACGCACCTCGACGCGCCGCTGCACTTCAACGACCCGGGGCCGGACGTGGCAGGGATCCCGATCGGCGCCCTTGTGGGCCCAGCGTGCATCGTGGACCTGGCGCAGTTTGGGATTGGCGACTACGAGATCTACGGCCCGAAGCACTTCGAGCAGTGGGAGAAGAAGTACAACACCAAGATCGAGCGCGGCGACATCCTGGTCATCCACACCGGCTATCACGCCTACTACAACGAGGACTGGTCCGAGCACACCAAGAAGCAGCACGCCGACGCCCGGGCCGACCTGCCCCGGGCGTTCCTGCGCCATCCCGGGCCGCAGGCCGAGTTCTGCGACTGGGTGCTCGATCGCGGGATCCGCTGGATGGCCGTGGACGCCATCTCGACCGATCACCCGTTCAACACCAAGGTGCGTGACGCCCGCCGCGACCTGATCCCCGAGGTAGAGGCCAAGATCGGCATGACGATGGACCAGGCGTTCCCCTGGCCGAAGGACTACCAGGCCACGCACACCCGGCTCTTCCCCAAGGGCGTGTTCCACATCGAGAACGTGGGCGGGGACATTGACCTGATCCTTAACCAGCGCGTCTGGGTGGGCTGCTTCCCGTTCCGGTTCAAGGGTGGCGAGGCGGCGTTCTGCCGTTTCGTGGGGTTTGTGGAAGCGTAG
- a CDS encoding cytosine deaminase, translated as MSALDLIIRQATVAGAAQPMDIGIRGEWIARIGPAIEETSPHEIDAAGRMVTPSLVETHVHLDAALTVGQPRHNLTGSLFEGIEIWSERVKTLTREDVIRRADQAIRWMLACGVTHIRTHVDVCDPALVALGALLEVREAWRGVVTIQIVAFPQQGIYSFPDGEALMVQALDLGADVVGGIPHYEWTREYGERDVKTVLRLAAERGLRADLHCDETDDDQSRFLEVVAAETIRLGLQGRVTAGHATAMHSYNNAYAHRLIRWIRQAGVHIVTNPLDNSVLQGRFDAYPIRRGFTRVKELLAGGINVCIGHDSIMDPWYPLGTGDPMQACFVMAHYGQMSGYEEVRALLEMVTTRAAACFGLDQYGLAEGCGADLVVWDAPTPEDAVRRIAPRLAVISRGRVVARTTPARSEVILRGTPEAVTFQP; from the coding sequence GTGAGCGCTTTGGACCTCATCATCAGGCAGGCAACGGTCGCGGGCGCGGCGCAACCCATGGACATCGGCATCCGCGGTGAGTGGATCGCGCGGATCGGCCCCGCGATCGAGGAGACCTCGCCCCACGAGATTGACGCCGCCGGCCGAATGGTCACTCCGTCGCTGGTCGAGACGCACGTCCATCTCGACGCCGCACTTACCGTGGGCCAGCCCCGCCACAACCTCACCGGCTCGCTGTTCGAGGGGATCGAGATCTGGAGCGAGCGGGTCAAGACGCTCACGCGCGAGGACGTGATCCGCCGGGCGGACCAGGCCATTCGCTGGATGCTGGCCTGCGGCGTTACCCACATCCGCACGCACGTGGATGTGTGCGATCCGGCGCTGGTGGCCCTGGGGGCGCTGCTCGAGGTCCGCGAGGCCTGGCGGGGTGTGGTCACGATCCAGATAGTGGCCTTCCCGCAGCAGGGCATCTACTCGTTCCCTGACGGCGAGGCGCTGATGGTCCAAGCGCTGGATCTCGGGGCAGACGTGGTGGGGGGCATCCCGCACTACGAGTGGACGCGCGAGTACGGCGAGCGCGACGTCAAGACCGTGCTGCGCCTGGCCGCGGAGCGTGGGCTGCGGGCCGACCTGCACTGCGACGAGACCGACGACGACCAGAGTCGGTTCCTCGAGGTGGTGGCGGCCGAGACCATCCGGCTGGGCCTACAGGGCCGCGTGACAGCCGGCCACGCCACCGCGATGCACTCCTACAACAACGCCTATGCCCACCGCTTGATCCGCTGGATACGGCAGGCAGGCGTGCACATCGTCACCAATCCCCTCGACAACTCGGTATTGCAGGGCCGGTTCGATGCCTACCCCATCCGGCGCGGGTTCACGCGGGTCAAGGAGTTGCTGGCCGGGGGTATCAACGTGTGCATAGGGCACGACTCGATCATGGATCCCTGGTACCCGCTTGGGACCGGCGATCCCATGCAGGCGTGCTTCGTGATGGCGCACTACGGGCAGATGTCGGGATACGAGGAGGTGCGCGCCCTCCTGGAGATGGTGACGACGCGCGCGGCCGCCTGCTTCGGGCTGGACCAGTACGGCCTGGCCGAGGGCTGCGGGGCCGACCTGGTGGTGTGGGACGCGCCGACGCCCGAGGACGCCGTGCGGCGCATCGCCCCACGCCTGGCGGTCATCTCGCGCGGCCGGGTGGTGGCGCGGACGACACCGGCCCGGTCAGAGGTTATCCTGCGCGGGACCCCAGAGGCGGTCACATTTCAGCCATGA
- a CDS encoding helix-turn-helix transcriptional regulator, with protein MRKVPPSVSWRYWLERELVDPGFRAAFERLAPEYEIARQLIELRRRCGLTQREAATSAGMSPPELAKIERGKVLPGLEKLAQVYGAAGYDLEVRPVTRSGRPAKGVRPVRIRSGPRLVEPVVRMAAEGD; from the coding sequence GTGCGGAAGGTACCCCCGAGCGTGAGCTGGCGGTACTGGCTTGAGAGGGAACTGGTCGATCCCGGGTTTAGGGCCGCATTCGAGCGGCTGGCTCCAGAGTACGAGATTGCCCGGCAGTTGATTGAACTGCGCAGGCGGTGCGGATTGACGCAGCGGGAAGCCGCCACCTCGGCCGGGATGTCGCCGCCTGAGCTTGCAAAGATTGAGAGGGGTAAGGTGCTGCCTGGGCTGGAAAAGCTGGCGCAGGTGTACGGGGCAGCAGGATACGATCTGGAAGTCCGTCCGGTTACCAGGTCAGGTAGGCCGGCAAAGGGCGTCAGGCCTGTCCGCATCAGGAGCGGTCCTCGCCTTGTGGAGCCGGTGGTCCGGATGGCCGCAGAAGGGGACTAA